From a single Elusimicrobiota bacterium genomic region:
- the mltG gene encoding endolytic transglycosylase MltG — translation MGFSWGKALAAAAAAAVLGAGWLFWPGDEVEVAIPPGQSARQTAAALKEKGVVRSALMFRAAARIYGLGRRLKPGAYRLRRRMLPGRLLAALAAGSGGVKVVIPEGWTTRQISERLEKSGSCPGADFLRLAANQRLEGYLFPTTYFFEPGTDAEHVIERMRAEFDRRLAEEFARSEPKPRLTLHQAVTLASIVEREAVLASEQPMVAAVYLNRMRIRMRLQADPTVQYALGYWKKGLTSEDLQNPSPYNTYVHYGLPPGPICNPGLGAFRAVLRPAPSDALFFVADLTGGHKFFATQEEHLKAKQVYKRGLREEKKRLRSQGGGT, via the coding sequence GTGGGTTTCTCCTGGGGCAAGGCGTTGGCCGCGGCCGCGGCCGCGGCGGTCCTCGGCGCGGGCTGGCTGTTCTGGCCGGGCGATGAGGTCGAGGTGGCCATCCCGCCGGGGCAATCGGCGCGCCAGACCGCTGCCGCGCTCAAGGAGAAAGGGGTGGTGCGCAGCGCTTTGATGTTCCGCGCCGCGGCGCGTATCTACGGGCTGGGGCGGCGGCTCAAGCCCGGCGCCTATCGCCTGCGGCGGCGGATGCTGCCGGGCCGGCTGCTGGCCGCCTTGGCGGCGGGCTCGGGCGGCGTCAAGGTCGTGATCCCCGAAGGCTGGACCACGCGGCAGATCTCCGAGCGGCTGGAGAAGTCGGGGTCATGCCCGGGCGCCGATTTCCTGCGCCTCGCCGCCAACCAGCGCCTGGAAGGCTATCTGTTCCCCACCACCTACTTCTTCGAGCCGGGCACGGACGCCGAGCATGTGATCGAGCGCATGCGCGCCGAATTCGACCGGCGCCTGGCCGAGGAGTTCGCGCGCTCCGAGCCCAAGCCGCGCCTGACCTTGCATCAGGCCGTGACCTTGGCGTCCATCGTGGAACGCGAGGCGGTGCTGGCCAGCGAGCAGCCCATGGTGGCGGCGGTCTATCTCAACCGCATGCGCATCCGCATGCGCCTGCAAGCCGATCCCACGGTCCAGTACGCCCTGGGCTATTGGAAGAAGGGCCTGACTTCCGAGGACCTGCAGAATCCTTCCCCCTACAACACCTACGTGCACTACGGACTTCCGCCGGGCCCCATCTGCAATCCGGGCCTGGGCGCCTTCCGCGCGGTCCTCCGCCCCGCCCCGAGCGACGCGCTCTTCTTCGTGGCCGACTTGACCGGAGGGCATAAGTTCTTCGCCACGCAGGAGGAACACCTCAAGGCCAAGCAGGTCTACAAGCGGGGTCTGCGGGAGGAGAAGAAGAGGCTGAGGTCGCAGGGCGGCGGCACCTGA
- a CDS encoding response regulator, whose product MAVRVLVVDDEDDYRIIARDVLQAEGYEVDLAGDGEAGLAAVRDRRPDLVLVDWMMPKLDGEAFCRRLREDSGSRSLPVLMLTVKQTADEELEALHFGVDDFITKPFKPAELLARVRAALRRAGDRRP is encoded by the coding sequence ATGGCCGTAAGGGTCTTGGTCGTCGACGACGAGGATGACTACCGCATCATCGCGCGGGACGTGCTCCAGGCCGAAGGCTACGAGGTCGACCTCGCGGGGGACGGCGAGGCGGGGCTGGCCGCGGTGCGCGACCGCCGCCCCGACCTGGTCCTCGTGGACTGGATGATGCCGAAGCTCGACGGCGAGGCCTTCTGCCGCCGCCTGCGCGAGGACTCCGGGTCGCGCTCCTTGCCGGTCCTCATGCTCACCGTCAAGCAGACCGCGGATGAGGAGCTCGAGGCCCTGCATTTCGGGGTGGACGACTTCATCACCAAGCCGTTCAAGCCCGCGGAGCTCCTGGCCCGGGTCCGCGCGGCGCTGAGGCGGGCTGGAGACCGTCGTCCCTAG
- a CDS encoding HAMP domain-containing sensor histidine kinase produces MRIRSKLLLSITSLLVVSMLSLGYGILFIQRTAERLGMDNAARIIENSVQRVALDSMLQRDELQLVSYVNFLKAQYPALSYARISWTSRGRSHSVNLGGVPPSGRALERPLVMTDPADPTRRINIRLGISEEVIESALRESQRRLKKIIITIWLGSSFIWFAMAYWLASSITSPIASLGKVAAEISAGKLGRRLEWQSEDEIGDLVKVFNHMSERLAELDEAKKAFISSVTHEFRSPLGAIESLISLLISKEVKHPECVVHREYLARIQTNIVRLSNFVNDLLDVSKIEKGKLECVLKTVQLQETASEVCRFFEPKAAAQGVSLSSRIDHVPEVLADAGRIRQVLINLVSNALKFTPEGGRIEIAAEQYREGSRRWLEISVADTGRGMDARDRAQLFQAFIQGRNTASGVYGGGKGTGLGLYICKSIIDQHGGRIEVQSAPGQGTRIAFFLRIAAAEAASA; encoded by the coding sequence ATGAGGATACGGAGCAAGCTCCTCCTCTCCATCACGTCCCTGCTGGTCGTGTCCATGCTCTCGCTGGGCTACGGCATCCTCTTCATCCAGCGCACGGCGGAGCGCCTGGGCATGGACAACGCGGCCCGGATCATCGAGAATTCGGTCCAGCGCGTGGCGCTCGACTCCATGCTGCAGAGAGACGAGCTGCAGCTGGTCAGCTACGTCAACTTCCTCAAGGCCCAGTATCCGGCCCTGTCCTACGCGCGCATCTCCTGGACCTCGCGCGGGCGCAGCCACAGCGTGAACCTGGGGGGAGTCCCCCCCTCCGGCCGGGCCTTGGAGCGGCCCCTGGTGATGACCGACCCGGCGGACCCCACGCGCCGGATCAACATCCGCCTGGGGATCAGCGAGGAGGTCATCGAGTCGGCGCTGCGCGAAAGCCAGAGGCGCCTCAAGAAGATCATCATCACCATCTGGCTGGGCAGCTCCTTCATATGGTTCGCCATGGCCTATTGGCTGGCCTCGAGCATCACCTCGCCCATCGCGTCCTTGGGCAAAGTGGCGGCCGAGATCAGCGCGGGCAAGCTGGGCCGCCGCCTGGAATGGCAGTCCGAGGACGAGATCGGCGACCTGGTCAAGGTCTTCAACCACATGTCGGAGCGGCTGGCCGAGCTCGACGAGGCCAAGAAGGCCTTCATCTCCTCGGTCACGCACGAGTTCCGCTCCCCGCTGGGCGCCATCGAGAGCCTCATCTCGCTGCTCATCAGCAAGGAGGTCAAGCACCCGGAGTGCGTGGTCCATCGGGAGTACCTGGCCCGCATCCAGACCAACATCGTGCGGCTGAGCAACTTCGTCAACGACCTGCTCGACGTGTCCAAGATCGAGAAGGGCAAGCTCGAGTGCGTCCTGAAGACCGTGCAGCTCCAGGAGACCGCGTCCGAGGTGTGCCGGTTCTTCGAGCCCAAGGCCGCGGCCCAGGGGGTGAGCCTGTCCAGCCGGATCGACCATGTCCCGGAGGTCCTGGCCGACGCGGGACGCATCCGGCAGGTGCTCATCAACCTGGTCTCCAACGCGCTCAAGTTCACGCCCGAGGGCGGCCGCATCGAGATCGCGGCCGAGCAATACCGGGAAGGGAGCCGGCGCTGGCTCGAGATCTCGGTGGCCGACACGGGGCGGGGCATGGACGCGCGCGACCGCGCCCAGCTTTTCCAGGCCTTCATCCAGGGGCGCAACACCGCCAGCGGCGTCTACGGCGGGGGCAAGGGCACGGGCCTGGGGCTCTACATCTGCAAGTCCATCATCGACCAGCACGGCGGCCGCATCGAAGTCCAGTCGGCTCCGGGCCAGGGGACGCGCATCGCATTCTTCCTGAGGATCGCCGCGGCGGAGGCGGCGAGCGCCTGA
- a CDS encoding type IX secretion system membrane protein PorP/SprF produces MKKNTLTLSALALTAALCLPPAARAAYEDLGTSPRAVGMGNAFTAVADDGYAIYYNPAGLATLTRPEMSASYARLLMGLSDNSNISNSFMTYAHPIKDGQYGTAAVALNYFSLQGLYHETSFFGAYSHSLFETYIPNQLYGGLSLKVLNRKVNASAADPIDNTGQVVVGGVDPALTNAAATNLGVDWGLLYRPRPRWSLGLMVQHFLEPNIAFNKGDTDRLGRNIKLGAAYLSPWSTLALDLGLPSAPDGSLDKTVALAAEKWLPTLLYGTIGFRGSLAAGTRDFRQLGVGVSYKIFRMQFDYGFNIPLGGLATSGSHRFGLTYRFGYAKARPATVSEAILENMQEFAEAGSPEFRYQMEELTAFKRTAIDEFLRQAKLDVSAGKFADAYAKVNEVVALKPGDARIAESAARLKLVSDIYPEVRQFTDEAAQAAVYDGSLKFLAGKDQDALVDLASAQRLHPDGRTEALMAAIETKAGLKRGEAAAAAPAPSPEDALAAHKRQLIEGYMALMEVSLRQFEYDKVIKLAKQVTELDDTNVLAYKRMGAAYHAQQRYPEALTSLLKAFEHETDSDGRKNLRSYIMALQSLIKRGQEAATAAKPPVTAPRPPASPASVERLYEQGVEFYSRGQLKESADCFRRILESDPNDKSARQALRRVEAESLQSGESR; encoded by the coding sequence ATGAAAAAGAACACTCTGACGCTCAGCGCTCTGGCTCTGACCGCCGCGCTCTGCCTGCCGCCTGCGGCGCGGGCCGCCTACGAAGACCTCGGCACCAGCCCGCGCGCCGTGGGCATGGGCAACGCCTTCACCGCGGTGGCCGACGACGGCTACGCCATCTACTATAACCCCGCGGGCCTGGCCACCTTGACCCGCCCCGAGATGTCGGCGAGCTACGCGCGCCTCCTGATGGGGCTTTCGGACAACTCCAACATCTCCAACTCGTTCATGACCTACGCCCATCCCATCAAGGACGGCCAATACGGCACGGCCGCGGTCGCCCTCAACTACTTCTCCCTGCAGGGGCTCTACCATGAGACCAGCTTCTTCGGCGCCTACAGCCACAGCCTCTTCGAGACCTACATCCCGAACCAGCTCTACGGCGGCTTGAGCCTCAAGGTCCTCAACCGCAAGGTCAACGCGTCGGCCGCCGACCCGATCGATAACACCGGCCAAGTGGTGGTGGGCGGCGTGGACCCGGCCCTGACCAACGCCGCCGCGACCAACCTGGGCGTGGACTGGGGCCTGCTCTACCGGCCGCGGCCGCGCTGGTCCTTGGGCCTGATGGTGCAGCACTTCCTGGAGCCCAACATCGCCTTCAACAAGGGCGACACGGACAGGTTGGGCCGCAACATCAAGCTGGGCGCGGCCTATCTCTCGCCCTGGTCCACCTTGGCCCTGGACCTCGGCCTGCCCTCCGCCCCGGACGGCTCGCTCGACAAGACCGTGGCCCTGGCCGCCGAGAAATGGCTGCCCACCTTGCTCTACGGCACGATCGGCTTCCGCGGGTCCTTGGCCGCCGGCACGCGGGACTTCCGGCAGCTCGGCGTAGGCGTCTCGTACAAGATCTTCCGCATGCAGTTCGACTACGGCTTCAACATCCCCTTGGGCGGCTTGGCGACTTCAGGCAGCCACCGCTTCGGCCTGACCTACCGCTTCGGCTACGCCAAGGCGCGGCCTGCGACCGTCAGCGAGGCCATCCTGGAGAACATGCAGGAGTTCGCCGAGGCCGGCTCTCCGGAATTCCGCTACCAGATGGAGGAGCTGACCGCGTTCAAGCGCACGGCCATCGACGAGTTCCTGCGCCAGGCCAAGCTGGACGTGAGCGCGGGCAAGTTCGCCGACGCCTACGCGAAGGTCAACGAGGTGGTCGCCTTGAAGCCCGGCGACGCCAGGATCGCGGAGAGCGCGGCCCGGCTCAAGCTGGTCTCGGACATCTATCCCGAGGTCCGGCAATTCACCGACGAGGCCGCGCAGGCCGCCGTCTACGACGGCTCGCTCAAGTTCCTGGCCGGCAAGGACCAGGACGCCTTGGTCGACCTGGCCTCCGCCCAGCGCCTGCACCCCGACGGTCGCACCGAGGCCTTGATGGCGGCCATCGAGACCAAGGCGGGACTCAAGCGCGGGGAGGCCGCGGCCGCGGCGCCGGCGCCTTCGCCGGAGGATGCGCTGGCCGCGCACAAGAGGCAGCTCATCGAGGGCTACATGGCCCTGATGGAGGTCTCCTTGCGCCAGTTCGAATATGATAAAGTCATAAAATTGGCGAAACAGGTGACCGAGCTCGACGACACCAACGTGCTGGCCTACAAGCGCATGGGCGCGGCGTACCACGCGCAGCAGCGCTACCCGGAGGCCCTGACGTCCCTGCTCAAGGCCTTCGAGCACGAGACGGACAGCGACGGCCGCAAGAACCTGCGCTCCTACATCATGGCCCTGCAATCCCTCATCAAGCGCGGCCAGGAGGCCGCCACGGCGGCCAAGCCCCCGGTCACGGCGCCCCGGCCCCCGGCCAGTCCGGCCAGCGTCGAGCGCCTCTACGAGCAGGGGGTGGAATTCTACTCCCGGGGCCAGCTCAAGGAATCGGCGGACTGCTTCCGCCGCATCCTGGAGTCCGACCCCAACGACAAGTCGGCGCGGCAGGCCTTGCGCCGCGTCGAGGCCGAGTCGCTCCAGAGCGGTGAGAGTAGATGA